In Streptomyces sp. SLBN-118, the following are encoded in one genomic region:
- a CDS encoding ATP-binding protein codes for MLSLPVAAVGVVLSVVLCVFLVRQAHDASQQFVDRRADLIAERVTAETRRYEDALRQVTATAAVLDPLTREEFLASTTPLRRMELPGVGSVAFVVAAGDGEVAAVQERWRSRGATDLTLRPRKTGREHLFAVFVQQLGTTPSRSRGLDGSQIPQFVDALARAKATGSVTLSATYQLLADRNLPAARRQNSFVLAAPVHQPAGSGRAGPLLGWVTMGLRGQNFTGAALRHTAQGTVDVALYARDTRERLVRVAGLRAASAGARDVHAQRTVRVVNREWVLRVAAPAEAVPGGSVLGPTVITAAAVVLTGLLAVLVYVLATGRARARRQVQQATAELRTTEARARRHAELLEAVMDNISDGVSVIDETGEFLLHNPAADRLLGIGQAHGGSQTWHGHYGVFLPGGSDPFPTEQLPLVRALAGDSTDQVEMVIRNAGRPDGVHITVSARPMAGADGSPGAVAVFHDITAQKTQEAELKSFAGVVAHDLKSPLTAIGGYTEILQDELAGQHAAPDGPVQWALERVITTTGRMRQLIHDLLDHATAGSRPLHTEDVDLTELVQAVAAARIEQHRAADASPAPQITVDPLPAVHADAAMVRQLIDNLIGNAIKYTAPGTRPHLTVSGQQAGSGQASIEIADNGIGIPAGQHEAIFNSFYRAHTGTEYSGTGLGLSICRRVIERHGGIIAAGDNPGGGTRFSFTLPLPVDHHAHPDPPQAGR; via the coding sequence GTGCTGTCGCTACCGGTCGCGGCGGTGGGCGTCGTGCTCTCGGTGGTGTTGTGTGTCTTTTTGGTGCGGCAGGCGCACGATGCGTCGCAGCAGTTCGTGGACCGACGAGCTGACCTGATCGCCGAGCGGGTGACCGCGGAGACGCGGCGGTACGAGGATGCACTGCGCCAGGTGACTGCCACCGCCGCAGTTCTTGATCCGCTGACCCGTGAGGAGTTTTTGGCCAGTACCACTCCATTGCGCCGGATGGAGCTGCCCGGCGTCGGATCGGTCGCATTCGTGGTGGCGGCAGGCGACGGCGAGGTCGCAGCGGTGCAGGAACGCTGGCGCTCTCGCGGGGCTACCGACCTGACCCTACGACCTCGCAAGACGGGCCGTGAGCACCTCTTCGCCGTGTTCGTCCAGCAGTTGGGTACTACGCCCAGCCGCAGCCGCGGTCTGGACGGCTCCCAGATCCCGCAATTCGTCGACGCCCTCGCGCGTGCCAAGGCGACGGGTTCGGTGACGCTGTCTGCCACCTACCAGCTGCTGGCCGACCGGAACCTGCCGGCGGCACGCCGTCAGAACTCCTTTGTACTGGCCGCCCCTGTTCACCAGCCGGCCGGCTCGGGGCGTGCCGGGCCGCTGCTGGGCTGGGTGACCATGGGCCTGCGGGGCCAGAACTTCACCGGCGCCGCGCTGCGTCACACAGCCCAGGGCACCGTGGATGTGGCCCTGTACGCCCGGGACACCCGTGAGCGTCTGGTCCGTGTCGCCGGTCTGCGGGCCGCCTCCGCGGGCGCCCGGGACGTGCATGCGCAGCGGACGGTCCGCGTGGTCAACCGCGAGTGGGTCCTGCGCGTGGCCGCGCCTGCCGAAGCCGTGCCCGGTGGCAGCGTCCTCGGCCCGACAGTGATCACCGCTGCCGCTGTGGTGCTGACGGGCTTGCTGGCCGTGCTGGTGTATGTGCTGGCTACCGGCCGCGCCCGGGCCCGGCGCCAGGTCCAGCAGGCCACCGCAGAGCTGCGGACCACCGAGGCGAGGGCGCGCCGCCACGCCGAGCTGCTCGAAGCGGTGATGGACAACATCAGCGACGGTGTCTCCGTCATCGACGAAACCGGTGAATTCCTGCTGCACAATCCCGCGGCGGACCGGCTACTGGGCATCGGGCAGGCCCACGGCGGGTCGCAGACCTGGCACGGCCACTACGGCGTGTTCCTGCCAGGCGGCTCCGACCCCTTCCCCACCGAGCAGCTCCCGCTGGTCCGGGCACTGGCCGGAGATTCCACTGACCAGGTCGAGATGGTCATCCGCAACGCGGGCCGCCCCGACGGCGTCCACATCACCGTCTCCGCCCGCCCCATGGCCGGCGCCGACGGAAGCCCGGGCGCCGTCGCCGTCTTCCACGACATCACCGCCCAGAAGACTCAGGAGGCGGAACTGAAGAGCTTCGCCGGAGTCGTCGCCCACGACCTGAAGTCCCCGCTGACCGCCATCGGCGGCTACACGGAGATCCTGCAGGACGAACTCGCCGGCCAGCACGCCGCACCGGACGGCCCGGTGCAGTGGGCACTGGAGCGGGTGATCACCACCACTGGCCGGATGCGGCAACTCATCCACGACCTCCTCGACCACGCCACCGCCGGCAGCCGTCCCCTGCACACGGAAGATGTGGACCTGACCGAGCTGGTCCAAGCCGTCGCCGCCGCCCGCATCGAACAGCACCGCGCCGCCGACGCCAGTCCCGCACCACAGATCACCGTCGATCCGCTGCCGGCCGTCCACGCTGATGCGGCGATGGTGCGCCAGCTCATCGACAACCTGATCGGCAACGCGATCAAATACACCGCACCCGGGACACGCCCCCACCTCACCGTCAGCGGCCAACAAGCCGGATCCGGCCAAGCGAGCATCGAGATCGCGGACAACGGCATCGGCATCCCCGCGGGACAGCACGAAGCCATCTTCAACAGCTTCTACCGCGCTCACACCGGCACGGAGTACAGCGGAACCGGCCTCGGGCTGTCGATCTGCCGCCGCGTCATCGAACGCCACGGCGGCATCATCGCCGCAGGCGACAACCCCGGCGGCGGCACCCGCTTCTCCTTCACCCTCCCCCTACCGGTCGACCACCATGCACACCCCGACCCCCCACAGGCAGGCAGGTGA
- a CDS encoding recombinase family protein: MVTGHEQLEGVAGRRVLDLGHGGSLRAGTSRRTAWSRRAGRRCRLERHPYKIFSEKISTRLRVRPQFEKALKTAREIKAHAPHCRVIFTVYEMKRLGRDAAELTALADHLTAHGMVLETLAGPLPGMYDPSGPGKLLFAFFAAMGETERENIRESTLEGLDTAARKGKHGGRPAVITDDMLHTVLRRRAPGESVEQIQPDLIIPTGKRKDRTPRWRASTGP; the protein is encoded by the coding sequence CTGGTTACCGGCCATGAGCAGCTCGAAGGCGTCGCGGGGCGTCGGGTTCTGGATCTCGGTCATGGCGGCAGCCTACGAGCAGGCACCAGCCGTCGCACCGCCTGGTCCCGCCGGGCCGGGCGACGCTGCCGCCTTGAGCGTCACCCCTACAAGATCTTCAGCGAGAAGATCAGCACCCGCCTGCGGGTCAGGCCCCAGTTCGAGAAGGCGCTGAAGACCGCACGGGAGATCAAGGCACACGCCCCGCACTGCCGCGTGATCTTCACGGTGTACGAGATGAAGCGACTGGGACGGGACGCGGCAGAGCTGACCGCCCTCGCGGACCACCTGACCGCGCACGGCATGGTCCTGGAGACGCTCGCCGGACCGCTGCCGGGGATGTACGACCCCAGCGGCCCCGGAAAGCTGCTCTTCGCGTTCTTCGCGGCGATGGGCGAGACCGAGCGGGAGAACATCCGGGAATCGACGCTCGAAGGGCTCGACACCGCGGCCCGCAAGGGCAAGCACGGCGGCCGGCCGGCGGTCATCACCGACGACATGCTCCACACCGTGCTGCGGCGCCGGGCACCCGGCGAGTCCGTCGAGCAGATCCAGCCCGACCTGATCATCCCAACCGGCAAGCGCAAGGACAGAACCCCTCGGTGGCGAGCGTCTACCGGGCCCTGA
- a CDS encoding carbonic anhydrase: MTEIQNPTPRDAFELLMAGNQRFVSGTPEHPNQDAIRRTETAPSQQPFAVLFGCSDSRLAAEIIFDRGLGDLFVVRTAGHVAGTEVLGSIEFGVNVLNAPLVVVLGHDSCGAVAAACSALKDGQTPGGFVRDVVERVTPSVLAARAAGRESAEEILAEHIEHTVDLLLERSRVLAERVAAGRLGVVGLSYRLADGSAQLVASRGLDAVVPTAS; encoded by the coding sequence ATGACCGAGATCCAGAACCCGACGCCCCGCGACGCCTTCGAGCTGCTCATGGCCGGTAACCAGCGCTTCGTCTCAGGCACCCCCGAGCACCCGAACCAGGACGCCATACGCCGCACCGAGACCGCACCGTCCCAGCAGCCCTTCGCCGTGTTGTTCGGGTGCTCCGACTCCCGGCTGGCCGCCGAGATCATCTTCGACCGGGGCCTGGGCGACCTGTTCGTGGTGCGCACCGCCGGGCATGTCGCCGGTACGGAAGTCCTCGGATCCATCGAGTTCGGCGTGAATGTCCTGAACGCGCCGTTGGTCGTCGTCCTCGGCCACGACTCGTGCGGCGCCGTCGCCGCGGCCTGCTCCGCCCTCAAGGACGGGCAGACGCCGGGCGGCTTCGTCCGGGACGTCGTCGAACGGGTAACCCCGAGTGTGCTGGCAGCCCGCGCCGCCGGACGCGAGAGCGCCGAGGAGATACTGGCCGAGCACATCGAGCACACCGTGGATCTGCTGCTGGAACGCTCCCGCGTCCTGGCCGAGCGGGTGGCCGCCGGCCGCCTCGGCGTCGTGGGGCTGTCCTACCGGCTGGCCGACGGCAGCGCGCAGCTCGTCGCCTCTCGCGGCCTTGATGCGGTGGTCCCCACCGCATCCTGA
- a CDS encoding L-threonylcarbamoyladenylate synthase yields MDIEKAAGVLRAGGLVALPTETVYGLGANAEDPAAVARIFQVKGRPPSHPLIVHIGSAEQLDDWVQDVPQAARLLAEHFWPGPLTLVLRRGPRVLLEATGGLETVAVRVPDHPVALALLSAFGGGVTAPSANRFGSVSPTTADHVRAELGDAVDFVLDGGPCQVGVESTIVDVTGETPSILRPGGVTREDLEAVLGSPVAVPSTSGVRVPGQHPSHYAPRARVVLVEPEMVVAEAELAQELGHRVGVFLPPSFAGTSVKAHAVVAVPASMAAYAHGLYGYLRELDQQGCDLIVASLPVQEGLGLAISNRLRRAAGPRTTV; encoded by the coding sequence ATGGACATTGAGAAGGCGGCCGGTGTGCTGCGGGCCGGGGGCCTGGTGGCCCTCCCGACCGAGACTGTCTACGGTCTGGGCGCCAACGCCGAGGACCCCGCCGCCGTAGCGCGGATCTTCCAGGTCAAGGGACGCCCGCCCTCCCACCCGCTGATCGTCCACATCGGCAGCGCGGAGCAGCTGGACGACTGGGTCCAGGATGTGCCCCAGGCGGCGCGCCTGCTGGCCGAACACTTCTGGCCGGGGCCGCTGACCCTGGTCCTGCGCCGCGGTCCCCGGGTGCTGCTGGAAGCGACCGGCGGGCTGGAGACGGTGGCCGTGCGGGTGCCCGACCACCCCGTCGCGCTCGCGCTGCTGTCGGCATTCGGCGGCGGTGTCACGGCCCCGTCCGCCAACCGTTTCGGCTCGGTCAGCCCCACCACCGCGGACCACGTCCGGGCGGAGCTCGGGGACGCCGTCGACTTCGTACTGGACGGCGGCCCCTGCCAGGTCGGCGTCGAGTCGACCATCGTCGATGTCACGGGCGAGACCCCGAGCATTCTTCGGCCCGGCGGGGTGACGCGTGAGGACCTTGAAGCAGTGCTGGGGAGCCCGGTCGCGGTGCCTTCGACGAGCGGTGTCCGGGTGCCGGGCCAGCACCCGTCGCACTACGCACCGCGGGCGCGGGTCGTTCTCGTCGAGCCGGAGATGGTCGTTGCCGAGGCTGAGCTCGCGCAGGAACTGGGGCACCGGGTGGGCGTTTTCCTTCCGCCCTCCTTCGCCGGCACTTCGGTCAAGGCCCACGCCGTCGTGGCGGTCCCCGCCTCGATGGCCGCCTACGCGCACGGGCTGTACGGGTACCTGCGTGAACTCGACCAGCAAGGGTGCGACCTCATCGTCGCGTCCCTGCCGGTTCAGGAGGGGCTGGGGCTCGCGATCTCCAACCGGCTTCGCCGCGCTGCGGGACCCCGGACCACCGTGTGA
- a CDS encoding DUF6381 family protein: protein MSVAGEFGGRAQQLRRRALEMEQAAERVTDPGERQRLKEKARQLTEQSEQESGMGVRDIDPML, encoded by the coding sequence ATGAGCGTTGCAGGCGAGTTCGGCGGTCGTGCCCAGCAGCTGCGCCGCAGAGCGCTGGAGATGGAACAGGCCGCGGAGCGTGTCACTGATCCCGGGGAGCGGCAGCGGCTGAAGGAGAAGGCCCGCCAGCTTACGGAGCAGAGCGAGCAGGAAAGCGGAATGGGCGTACGTGACATCGACCCGATGCTGTAG
- a CDS encoding response regulator, with product MEADRPASKQYAADDEERFRLLVKNSADMVFARTVEGVYREVSAAGAVLLGCPVEEIVGTAVASWVHPGDVEDFESAERDLLRDGRVVVCLRLRHADGHWLWTESTNWVVRNAAGEPLEVRGFIREAEGQRRREKALRLLQEQARSVIETARDAFVSIDEDGLVTDWNQAAEGLFGWSRWEVMGRRLADLIIPERYRAAHSAGLQRVLAGGEHHVLGRQIEISALRRDGHEIPVELAVWRLQSGSGRCFNAFIRDITERKQAEDAVAAARDRALEASRAKSQFVASMSHEIRTPMNGVIGLSNLLLGTELDGEQRRYAQGIQAAGTALLSLINDILDFSKLEAGKLELDDVAFSPQQLVEEVVSLVAQTPQAGGLELLSDCHRDLPVMVHGDAGRLRQILLNLASNAVKFTESGEVLLRVRPAPAQPSAEQSPWLRFEVADTGIGIAEADQERMFDAFSQADASTTRRYGGTGLGLAICRRLTEAMGGSIGVTSRTGQGSTFWFTVPVRAPDTTEQPPAQASPATLRGLRALVVDDNETNRLILDTQLRRWHMQPTTVEGGPQALVALHEAAAAGRPFDLALLDMQMPDMDGLELARRITTDPTIGRVPLLMLTSSVPLAAAELNAAGIARSMPKPIQQSQLLDAMVELTAQSPPAEAAAQATPAPTTSPPAHRGHLLLVEDNEINQMVAQGLLTRLGYSADIAADGIRALQMTEEHTYQAVLMDCQMPRMDGYTATRELRRREEGGGSRLPVIAMTAGALAEDRERCLAAGMDDYISKPVAADDLEAALARWIDPAHCGEEPDPLAEEGEEPLRASIERRLDELRGAGTPAERELVSRLVDHFLVRAPEMTSALFHALDRHDAREIAEQAHSLKGAAGNMGAQSLAACCLELEQFAEAGAPASLAQTAPRLQDELDRTCRILETLRSHLPGQGSG from the coding sequence ATGGAAGCGGACCGGCCGGCGTCGAAGCAGTACGCGGCTGATGACGAGGAGCGGTTCCGGCTGCTGGTGAAGAACTCCGCGGACATGGTCTTCGCCCGCACGGTCGAGGGCGTCTACCGGGAGGTGTCAGCAGCGGGGGCGGTGTTGCTCGGCTGCCCGGTCGAGGAGATCGTGGGGACTGCGGTCGCGTCCTGGGTGCATCCGGGCGATGTGGAGGACTTCGAGTCGGCTGAGCGGGATCTGCTCCGCGATGGCCGTGTGGTGGTGTGCCTGCGGCTGCGGCACGCCGACGGACACTGGCTGTGGACGGAGTCAACGAACTGGGTGGTCCGCAACGCCGCAGGCGAGCCGCTCGAAGTGCGCGGGTTCATCCGTGAGGCGGAGGGCCAGCGACGCCGCGAGAAGGCGCTGCGGCTGCTGCAGGAGCAGGCCCGTTCGGTCATCGAGACGGCCCGGGACGCCTTCGTCTCCATCGATGAGGACGGTCTGGTCACTGACTGGAACCAGGCTGCTGAGGGGTTGTTCGGCTGGAGCCGCTGGGAGGTGATGGGCCGGCGGCTGGCCGATCTGATCATTCCTGAGCGCTACCGCGCTGCGCACTCGGCCGGTCTGCAGCGGGTGCTGGCGGGTGGGGAGCATCATGTGCTGGGCCGTCAGATCGAGATCAGTGCACTGCGCCGCGACGGGCACGAGATTCCGGTCGAACTGGCGGTGTGGCGGCTGCAGTCGGGCTCGGGGCGGTGCTTCAACGCCTTCATCCGCGATATCACCGAGCGCAAGCAGGCCGAGGATGCGGTGGCGGCAGCCCGTGACCGGGCGCTGGAGGCATCGAGGGCCAAGTCGCAGTTCGTGGCCTCCATGAGCCATGAGATCCGTACCCCGATGAACGGCGTCATCGGGTTGAGCAACCTGCTGCTGGGTACCGAGCTGGATGGCGAACAGCGCCGCTACGCGCAGGGCATCCAGGCCGCCGGCACCGCACTGCTGTCGCTGATCAACGACATTCTGGACTTCTCCAAACTGGAGGCGGGCAAGCTCGAACTGGACGACGTCGCCTTCAGTCCCCAGCAGCTGGTGGAGGAGGTCGTCTCGCTGGTGGCGCAGACCCCCCAGGCCGGCGGCCTGGAACTGCTCAGCGACTGCCATCGCGACCTGCCCGTGATGGTGCACGGGGACGCCGGCCGGCTGCGGCAGATCCTGCTCAACCTGGCCTCCAACGCCGTGAAGTTCACCGAGTCCGGCGAGGTCCTGCTGCGCGTTCGCCCTGCCCCCGCCCAGCCCTCTGCGGAGCAGTCGCCGTGGCTGCGCTTCGAGGTGGCCGACACCGGCATCGGCATCGCCGAGGCCGACCAGGAGCGGATGTTCGACGCCTTCTCCCAGGCGGATGCCTCCACCACCCGCCGCTACGGAGGCACCGGCCTCGGCCTGGCCATCTGCCGCAGGCTCACCGAGGCCATGGGCGGCTCCATCGGCGTCACCAGCCGGACCGGCCAGGGCAGCACTTTCTGGTTCACCGTTCCCGTGCGCGCCCCTGACACCACCGAGCAACCGCCGGCCCAGGCCTCTCCTGCGACCCTTCGCGGGCTGCGGGCGCTGGTCGTCGACGACAACGAAACGAACCGGCTGATCCTCGATACCCAGTTGCGCAGGTGGCACATGCAGCCGACCACGGTCGAGGGCGGGCCCCAGGCGTTGGTGGCCCTGCACGAGGCAGCGGCCGCGGGCCGCCCCTTCGACCTGGCCCTCCTGGACATGCAGATGCCCGACATGGACGGCCTGGAACTCGCCCGCCGGATCACCACCGACCCGACCATCGGCCGGGTACCGCTGCTGATGCTCACCTCCAGCGTGCCGCTGGCCGCCGCTGAACTCAACGCGGCCGGAATCGCACGCAGCATGCCCAAACCCATCCAGCAGTCCCAGCTCTTGGACGCCATGGTCGAGCTCACCGCCCAGTCACCGCCCGCCGAAGCTGCAGCGCAAGCGACCCCTGCCCCCACCACCTCCCCGCCTGCCCACCGCGGCCATCTCCTGCTCGTGGAGGACAACGAGATCAACCAGATGGTGGCCCAGGGCCTTCTCACCCGGCTCGGCTACAGCGCCGATATCGCCGCCGACGGCATCCGGGCCCTGCAGATGACCGAGGAACACACCTACCAGGCCGTGCTGATGGACTGCCAGATGCCCCGGATGGACGGCTACACCGCCACCCGAGAGCTGCGCCGCCGGGAAGAAGGCGGCGGCAGCCGCCTTCCAGTCATTGCCATGACGGCCGGCGCCCTCGCCGAGGACCGGGAACGCTGCCTGGCCGCGGGCATGGACGACTACATCTCCAAACCCGTCGCCGCCGACGACCTGGAAGCGGCCCTGGCCCGCTGGATCGATCCTGCTCACTGCGGCGAGGAGCCCGATCCTCTTGCGGAAGAGGGCGAAGAGCCCCTGCGTGCCTCCATCGAGCGGCGGCTGGACGAACTGCGGGGCGCCGGCACCCCGGCCGAGCGAGAACTGGTGAGCCGGCTGGTGGACCACTTCCTCGTCCGGGCCCCCGAGATGACCAGCGCACTCTTTCACGCGCTGGACCGCCACGACGCCCGCGAGATCGCCGAGCAGGCGCACAGCCTCAAAGGCGCTGCCGGCAACATGGGAGCCCAGAGCCTCGCTGCCTGCTGCCTGGAGCTGGAGCAGTTTGCCGAGGCCGGAGCCCCGGCCTCACTTGCCCAGACCGCTCCGCGCCTCCAGGACGAACTCGACCGCACCTGCCGCATCCTCGAGACGCTCCGCTCCCACCTCCCCGGCCAGGGATCTGGATGA
- a CDS encoding GGDEF domain-containing protein: MGKVHVWLPSRRDAAAWAYAAAGTAVIVTYLVTSSAARYMLGAVMSASVVFAIVVGVTRNKPPSVLPWYLLAAAMAPYAAADTIWSLYQVRGVEVPFPGVADWLYLGAYLLLAAGLVALARQQAGRLHWAGLLDAGIVTLGAATVSWAFIIAPFLRSEMSAWPLAVSIAYPVTDLVLLSIAARLMLTTGTRTPSFLLVIGWLLVLLAADGLYYGTLATGTVIPEDVAEVGWMVSSLLLGAAALHSSVARPTQVAQDQERLSRRRLSILIALTLLGPLIVLANAGGAQDQPVNVKVIVAMMASLSLLLVLRIAFLAGYAQGRATEARTHADALAESLREQALLQEKLSYQATHDPLTGLANRALLNERLESALGRCSAISPRGLLMLDLDGFKDVNDTLGHPAGDELLVDVAQRLTARVRKQDLVARLGGDEFALLVDNVDESTLHHYTKRILDAFKDPFTLAQGHLVHMTTSIGARSITRPTAPSDALRDADTALYRAKTAGKNQAAFFEPPQQSSSSTPLWEGVRRSRGGPENS; encoded by the coding sequence GTGGGCAAGGTTCACGTCTGGTTGCCCTCCCGCCGCGATGCGGCGGCCTGGGCGTACGCGGCAGCAGGGACCGCGGTGATCGTCACCTATCTGGTCACCTCCTCCGCAGCGCGCTACATGCTCGGCGCGGTGATGTCTGCCTCGGTCGTCTTCGCGATCGTGGTGGGAGTGACCAGGAACAAGCCGCCATCGGTTCTTCCCTGGTACCTGTTGGCCGCGGCCATGGCACCGTACGCGGCGGCGGACACGATCTGGAGTCTCTACCAGGTCCGCGGCGTCGAGGTTCCGTTCCCGGGCGTGGCCGACTGGCTCTACCTGGGCGCCTACCTGTTGCTTGCCGCGGGCCTGGTGGCGCTGGCCAGGCAGCAGGCAGGCCGCCTGCACTGGGCGGGGCTGCTGGACGCGGGAATCGTCACGCTGGGGGCCGCCACTGTGTCCTGGGCGTTCATCATCGCCCCCTTCCTGCGCAGCGAGATGTCCGCGTGGCCGCTCGCAGTGTCCATCGCCTATCCCGTCACCGACCTGGTGCTGCTGTCCATCGCCGCGCGGCTGATGCTCACCACGGGCACGCGGACACCGTCGTTTCTTCTGGTCATCGGATGGCTGTTGGTTCTGCTCGCTGCCGACGGCCTGTACTACGGAACGCTGGCCACCGGGACCGTGATCCCGGAGGACGTGGCCGAAGTGGGCTGGATGGTCTCCTCCCTTCTGCTGGGGGCGGCGGCGCTGCACTCGTCCGTTGCCCGGCCGACACAGGTGGCGCAAGACCAGGAGAGGCTGTCCCGGCGGCGGCTGTCGATCCTGATCGCGCTCACCCTGCTGGGGCCCTTGATCGTGCTGGCCAATGCGGGTGGCGCCCAGGACCAGCCCGTGAACGTCAAGGTGATCGTCGCCATGATGGCGAGCCTGTCGCTGCTGCTGGTGCTGCGCATCGCGTTCCTGGCCGGCTACGCCCAGGGCAGGGCCACCGAAGCACGGACGCACGCCGACGCTCTCGCAGAATCACTGCGAGAGCAGGCACTGCTCCAGGAGAAGCTGAGCTATCAGGCGACCCACGACCCGCTGACGGGTCTGGCCAATCGAGCACTGCTGAACGAGCGCCTGGAGTCCGCTCTCGGCCGGTGCTCCGCCATTTCCCCCCGCGGACTGCTGATGCTCGATCTCGACGGCTTCAAGGACGTCAACGACACCTTGGGGCACCCGGCCGGCGACGAGCTGCTGGTCGACGTCGCACAGCGGCTGACGGCCAGGGTCCGCAAGCAGGACCTGGTGGCCAGACTCGGCGGAGACGAATTCGCACTCCTCGTGGACAACGTGGACGAAAGCACACTGCACCACTACACCAAGCGGATCCTCGACGCGTTCAAAGACCCCTTCACCCTCGCCCAAGGCCATCTGGTCCACATGACAACAAGCATCGGAGCACGGAGCATCACCAGGCCGACCGCACCCTCAGACGCGCTGCGGGACGCCGACACCGCCCTATACAGAGCCAAAACCGCAGGCAAGAACCAGGCCGCGTTCTTCGAACCCCCGCAGCAGTCTTCCTCTTCCACGCCACTGTGGGAGGGCGTCAGGCGGAGCAGAGGGGGACCTGAGAACTCCTGA
- a CDS encoding IS256 family transposase, translating to MSEKENPAVEPDELVDEVVERLMDRADASGTALLGEGGLLTEVTRAVLERALEAEMTGHLGYEKHDPAGRGSGNSRNGTSPKTVLTDAGAVTVAIPRDRNGAFDPRILPKGARRLAGFNERILSLYARGMSVRDIRSHLAAIYGVEVSPDLISTVTDAVVDELAAWQNRPLDAVWPIIYIDALWVKIRSGSVVSRPVYVAVGVDMDGCKDVLGLWVGAEGEGATTWMAVLSELRNRGIEDVCIVACDGLKGLPDAVEATWPKATVQTCVIHLVRASLRFASKRDHPKLVPTLKAIYTAPTEQAAEQALDAFAASDLGKRYPAIVKTWQAAWSEFTPYLAFPAEIRKVVYSTNMVESINARLRKTTRNRGHFPSEQAALKVLYLAVRELIEPKARDINHVAAHWKSALNAFALFFEDRISAQ from the coding sequence ATGAGCGAGAAGGAGAATCCGGCGGTCGAGCCGGATGAGCTGGTGGATGAGGTCGTCGAGCGGTTGATGGACCGTGCCGATGCCTCAGGGACCGCCCTGCTGGGTGAGGGCGGGCTGTTGACCGAGGTGACCCGGGCCGTGCTGGAGCGGGCCCTCGAAGCCGAGATGACCGGCCACCTGGGTTACGAGAAACACGATCCCGCCGGCCGCGGGTCGGGCAACAGCCGCAACGGCACCTCGCCCAAGACGGTGCTGACCGACGCCGGAGCGGTGACGGTCGCCATTCCCCGCGACCGCAACGGAGCGTTCGATCCGAGGATCCTGCCGAAAGGTGCCCGGCGCCTGGCGGGCTTCAACGAGCGGATCCTGTCGTTGTACGCGCGCGGGATGAGTGTGCGGGACATCCGCTCGCACCTGGCGGCCATCTACGGCGTCGAGGTCTCCCCGGACCTGATCAGCACGGTGACCGACGCGGTCGTGGACGAGTTGGCCGCGTGGCAGAACCGGCCGCTGGACGCCGTGTGGCCGATCATCTACATCGATGCTCTGTGGGTGAAGATCCGCTCGGGATCGGTGGTGAGCCGTCCGGTCTACGTGGCCGTGGGTGTCGACATGGACGGCTGCAAGGACGTGCTGGGCCTGTGGGTCGGTGCCGAGGGCGAGGGCGCCACGACCTGGATGGCGGTGCTCTCGGAGCTGCGCAACCGTGGCATCGAGGACGTGTGCATCGTCGCCTGCGACGGTCTCAAGGGGCTGCCCGACGCCGTGGAGGCGACCTGGCCGAAGGCCACGGTTCAAACTTGTGTGATCCATCTGGTGCGGGCCTCGCTGCGGTTCGCCTCGAAGAGGGACCATCCCAAACTGGTGCCGACACTCAAAGCGATCTACACGGCGCCGACCGAGCAGGCCGCCGAGCAGGCCCTGGACGCCTTCGCCGCCTCTGACCTGGGCAAGCGTTACCCGGCGATCGTGAAGACCTGGCAGGCAGCCTGGAGCGAGTTCACGCCCTACCTTGCCTTTCCCGCTGAGATAAGGAAGGTCGTCTACAGCACGAACATGGTCGAGTCGATCAACGCCCGGCTCCGCAAGACCACCCGCAACCGCGGTCATTTCCCCTCGGAACAGGCCGCGTTGAAGGTGCTATACCTCGCGGTGCGGGAACTGATCGAACCCAAAGCGCGCGACATCAACCACGTCGCCGCACACTGGAAGAGCGCCCTCAACGCGTTCGCGCTGTTCTTCGAAGACCGCATCAGCGCCCAGTGA